Proteins encoded by one window of Halorubrum ruber:
- a CDS encoding elongation factor EF-2 has product MGRRKKIVQECERLMDAPENIRNIAIAAHVDHGKTTLSDNLLAGAGMISEDTAGEQLAMDTKEDEQERGITIDAANVSMTHEYEDTNHLVNLIDTPGHVDFGGDVTRAMRAVDGALVVVDAVEGAMPQTETVLRQALREGVKPTLFINKVDRLISELQEGPQEMQERLMSVIADVNELIRGMAENMDDIPEDWTVSVEDGTVGFGSALYKWGVSMPSMQRTGMDFGDIMELEQNDKRQELHERTPLSDVVLDMVCEHFPNPVDAQPRRVPRIWRGDPESDLADTMRLVDEDGEVVFMVTDISMDPHAGEIATGRVFSGTLEKGQELYVSGTAGKNRIQSVGLFMGSEREEVDRVPAGNIASVTGLRDAIAGSTVSSVEMTPFESIEHISEPVITKSVEAQNMDDLPKLIETLQQVAKEDPTIQIEINEDTGEHLISGQGELHLEVITQRIRDNQGIPVITGEPIVVFREQPQESSREVEGQSPNRHNKFYITVEPMDQEIVDAIQLGEVSMDMPELERREALQEAGMDKDTSQNVEDIHRTNILIDDTKGIQHLNETMELVLEGLQEALDDGPLAAEPVQGSLFRLHDAKLHEDTIHRGPAQVIPAVRDAVHRALIDGEVRLLEPIQDVRIDVPSEHMGAASGEIQGRRGRVDDMYQEGDLMVVEGIAPVEEMIGFSSDIRSATEGRASWNTENAGFRVLVDNLQREKIMEIRERKGMKLELPQSIDYF; this is encoded by the coding sequence ATGGGCCGACGCAAGAAGATCGTTCAGGAATGTGAGCGGCTGATGGACGCCCCGGAGAACATCCGGAACATCGCCATCGCCGCCCACGTCGACCACGGGAAGACGACGCTCTCCGACAACCTGCTGGCGGGCGCCGGCATGATCTCCGAGGACACCGCGGGCGAACAGCTCGCGATGGACACGAAGGAGGACGAGCAGGAGCGCGGGATCACCATCGACGCGGCGAACGTTTCGATGACCCACGAGTACGAGGACACCAACCACCTCGTCAACCTCATCGACACCCCGGGTCACGTTGACTTCGGGGGCGACGTCACCCGCGCGATGCGCGCGGTCGACGGCGCCTTAGTGGTCGTCGACGCCGTCGAGGGCGCGATGCCCCAGACGGAGACGGTGCTCCGGCAGGCGCTCCGCGAGGGCGTGAAGCCGACGCTGTTCATCAACAAGGTCGACCGCCTCATCTCGGAGCTCCAGGAGGGGCCGCAGGAGATGCAGGAACGGCTGATGTCCGTCATCGCCGACGTCAACGAGCTCATCCGCGGGATGGCCGAGAACATGGACGACATCCCCGAGGACTGGACCGTCTCCGTCGAGGACGGCACGGTCGGGTTCGGCTCCGCGCTGTACAAGTGGGGCGTCTCGATGCCGTCGATGCAGCGGACCGGCATGGACTTCGGCGACATCATGGAGCTCGAACAGAACGACAAGCGGCAGGAGCTCCACGAGCGCACGCCCCTGTCGGACGTCGTGCTCGACATGGTCTGCGAGCACTTCCCGAACCCGGTGGACGCCCAGCCCCGCCGCGTCCCGCGCATCTGGCGCGGCGACCCCGAGTCCGACCTGGCCGACACGATGCGGCTGGTCGACGAGGACGGCGAGGTCGTCTTCATGGTCACCGACATCTCGATGGACCCGCACGCGGGCGAGATCGCGACGGGCCGCGTCTTCTCCGGCACGCTGGAGAAGGGCCAGGAGCTGTACGTCTCCGGCACCGCCGGCAAGAACCGAATCCAGAGCGTCGGCCTGTTCATGGGATCGGAGCGCGAGGAGGTGGACCGCGTCCCGGCAGGGAACATCGCGTCCGTCACCGGGCTGCGTGACGCCATCGCCGGCTCGACGGTCTCCTCCGTCGAGATGACACCGTTCGAGTCGATCGAGCACATCTCCGAGCCGGTCATCACGAAGTCCGTCGAGGCGCAGAACATGGACGACCTGCCGAAGCTCATCGAGACGCTCCAGCAGGTCGCCAAGGAAGACCCGACGATCCAGATCGAGATCAACGAGGACACCGGTGAGCACCTGATCTCTGGGCAGGGCGAGCTCCACCTCGAAGTGATCACCCAGCGGATCCGCGACAACCAGGGCATCCCGGTCATCACCGGGGAGCCGATCGTCGTGTTCCGCGAGCAGCCTCAGGAGTCGTCCCGCGAGGTCGAGGGGCAGTCGCCGAACCGGCACAACAAGTTCTACATCACCGTCGAGCCGATGGACCAGGAGATCGTCGACGCCATCCAGCTCGGCGAGGTCTCGATGGACATGCCCGAACTGGAGCGCCGGGAGGCGCTGCAGGAGGCCGGCATGGACAAGGACACCTCCCAGAACGTCGAGGACATCCACCGGACCAACATCCTCATCGACGACACGAAGGGGATCCAGCACCTCAACGAGACGATGGAGCTCGTCTTGGAGGGGCTTCAGGAGGCGCTCGACGACGGCCCGCTGGCCGCCGAGCCGGTTCAGGGGTCGCTGTTCCGCCTGCACGACGCGAAGCTCCACGAGGACACCATCCACCGCGGCCCCGCGCAGGTCATCCCGGCGGTCCGCGACGCGGTCCACCGCGCGCTGATCGACGGCGAGGTCCGCCTGCTGGAGCCGATCCAGGACGTCCGCATCGACGTGCCCAGCGAACACATGGGCGCCGCGTCCGGCGAGATCCAGGGCCGCCGCGGCCGCGTCGACGACATGTACCAGGAGGGCGACCTAATGGTCGTCGAGGGCATCGCGCCCGTCGAGGAGATGATCGGGTTCTCCTCCGACATCCGCTCGGCCACCGAGGGCCGCGCCTCGTGGAACACCGAGAACGCGGGCTTCCGCGTGCTCGTCGACAACCTCCAGCGCGAGAAGATCATGGAGATCCGCGAGCGCAAGGGGATGAAGCTCGAACTGCCGCAGTCGATCGACTACTTCTGA
- a CDS encoding bifunctional 4-hydroxy-2-oxoglutarate aldolase/2-dehydro-3-deoxy-phosphogluconate aldolase — MDETLSRLDDSGVVAVLRGVPADQLIEIAEALREGGVTAVEITADTPGVADLIEEVTASFDDEVVVGTGTVLDSETARTTLMAGAEFVVSPSLHEDVIETCNRYGAVSAPGVMTPTEAVRGYEAGADFVKVFPAKTVGPAHLGAMKGPLGQIPMMPTGGVGPDNAADYIDAGAFAVGAGGALVDYDAAERGDYEVITETAREFVQVVENARADD; from the coding sequence ATGGACGAGACGCTTTCACGGCTCGACGACAGCGGCGTCGTCGCGGTGTTGCGCGGGGTGCCGGCCGACCAGCTCATCGAGATCGCCGAGGCGCTGCGCGAGGGCGGGGTCACCGCCGTCGAGATCACCGCCGACACACCCGGTGTCGCGGACCTCATCGAGGAGGTCACGGCCTCGTTCGACGACGAGGTCGTCGTCGGCACGGGGACGGTCCTCGACAGCGAGACGGCCCGGACCACGCTGATGGCGGGCGCGGAGTTCGTCGTCTCCCCGAGCCTCCACGAGGACGTGATCGAGACGTGCAACCGCTACGGCGCGGTCTCGGCGCCGGGTGTGATGACGCCGACCGAGGCGGTCCGCGGCTACGAGGCCGGCGCCGACTTCGTGAAGGTGTTCCCGGCGAAGACGGTCGGCCCGGCCCACCTCGGCGCGATGAAGGGCCCGCTGGGCCAGATCCCGATGATGCCGACCGGCGGCGTGGGCCCCGACAACGCGGCCGACTACATTGACGCCGGCGCGTTCGCGGTCGGCGCCGGCGGCGCGCTCGTCGACTACGACGCCGCCGAGCGCGGCGACTACGAGGTCATCACCGAGACCGCCCGGGAGTTCGTGCAAGTCGTCGAGAACGCACGCGCAGACGACTGA
- a CDS encoding DNA-directed DNA polymerase II large subunit, which yields MRPDDERYFARIEERLDEAWDVAETAKEQGRDPEPEIEIPVARDMADRVENILGIDGVAERVRDLEGEMSREEAALELVTDFVDGSVGDYDSREGKIEGAVRTAVALLTEGVVAAPIEGIDRVELLENDDGTEFVNVYYAGPIRSAGGTAQALSVLVADYARSLLGIDEYKPRDVEVERYAEEIALYDKDTGLQYTPKDKESKFIAKHIPVMLDGEATSDEEVSGFRDLERVDTNSARGGMCLVAAEGIALKAPKIQRYTRDLEEVDWPWLQDLIDGTIGKDGAGDGDAAESTAGDGDAKDGDDAAADGEPGDAEAKSDNEAEADGPPRADPSQKFLRDLIAGRPVFTHPSEAGGFRLRYGRARNHGFATGGVHPATMHIVDDFLAAGTQIKTERPGKAHGVVPVDSIEGPTVRLANGEVRRIDDPEEAKEVRNGIEKVLDLGEYLVNYGEFVENNHPLAPASYAPEWWVQEFEAAGADVQAMGDDPHVDLEHPDVDEALAWAREYDCPLHPEYTYLWHDVSVDAFEALADAVAAGEVVEGVLAIERTEPVRDALESLLVEHAATPDALRIPTWRPLARSLGIDDGLRKEWDADDLSAAAREYADGENAIRAVNEVAPFEVRERAPTRIGNRMGRPEKSESRDLSPAVHTLFPINEAGGPQRDVAEAANVMDDTGHRGRHELQVSDRVCPECGEHTYAALCPDCETHTEPHYECNDCGTVCEPDEAGRVECPNCEWEVTAATYQEVDVNDAYRSALENVGERESAFEILKGVQGLTSRNKTPEPIEKGVLRAKNGVTSFKDGTVRYDMTDLPVTAVKPAELDVTADHFRELGYETDVDGEPLRHDDQVVELRVQDIVLSDGAAEHMLKTADFVDDLLEQFYGLDRFYEVNERDDLVGELVFGMAPHTSAATVGRVVGFTSAAVGYAHPYFHAAKRRNCFHPETEIEYRDNAGRHRETIETFVEDRLDDPRTDDFGTLVEELDGAIEVPSIDERGNEVTQSVTAVSKHPSQDHLVRIETRRGRSIRVTPDHTMLRVVDAEVQKVAANELEVGDSVPSSPSQQNVSMNAATGTATDGGIETDEVTSISFLESDVEYTYNLTVAETHTLAANDLSVAQCDGDEDCVMLLMDGLLNFSKEFLPDQRGGRMDAPLVMSSRIDPSEIDDEAHNVDIVREYPLELYEASRELADPEEVEELIQIGEDTLGTDDEYHGFDHTHDTTDIAMGPDLSAYKTLGDMMEKMDAQLELARKLRAVDETDVAERVIEYHFLPDIIGNLRAFSRQETRCLDCGEKYRRMPLTGECRECGGRVNLTVHEGSVSKYVDTAIEVAERFGCRPYTKQRLKVLDQSLESIFEDDTNKQSGIADFM from the coding sequence ATGAGACCGGACGACGAGCGCTACTTCGCGCGGATCGAGGAGCGACTCGACGAGGCGTGGGACGTCGCGGAGACGGCCAAAGAGCAGGGCCGGGACCCGGAGCCCGAGATCGAGATCCCGGTCGCCCGCGACATGGCGGACCGCGTCGAGAACATCCTCGGCATCGACGGCGTCGCGGAGCGCGTCCGCGACTTAGAGGGCGAGATGTCCCGCGAGGAGGCGGCCCTGGAGCTGGTTACCGACTTCGTCGACGGGAGCGTCGGCGACTACGACTCCCGCGAGGGGAAGATCGAGGGGGCCGTCCGGACCGCCGTCGCGCTGCTCACCGAGGGCGTCGTGGCCGCCCCGATCGAGGGGATCGACCGGGTCGAGCTGTTAGAGAACGACGACGGCACCGAGTTCGTCAACGTCTACTACGCCGGCCCGATCCGCTCGGCGGGCGGGACCGCGCAGGCGCTGTCGGTGCTCGTCGCTGACTACGCCCGGTCGCTGCTGGGCATCGACGAGTACAAGCCGCGCGACGTCGAGGTCGAGCGCTACGCCGAGGAGATCGCCTTATACGACAAGGACACCGGGCTCCAGTACACGCCGAAGGACAAGGAGTCGAAGTTCATCGCGAAGCACATCCCCGTCATGCTCGACGGGGAGGCGACGAGCGACGAGGAGGTGTCGGGGTTCCGCGACCTCGAACGCGTCGACACCAACTCCGCGCGCGGCGGGATGTGTCTCGTCGCCGCCGAGGGGATCGCGCTGAAGGCCCCGAAGATCCAGCGGTACACCCGCGACCTCGAGGAGGTCGATTGGCCGTGGCTCCAGGACTTGATCGACGGGACGATCGGCAAGGACGGGGCAGGCGACGGCGACGCCGCCGAATCGACGGCCGGAGACGGCGACGCGAAAGACGGAGACGACGCGGCGGCCGACGGCGAACCGGGCGACGCGGAGGCCAAGTCCGACAACGAGGCCGAAGCCGACGGCCCGCCCCGCGCCGACCCCTCCCAGAAGTTCCTCCGTGACCTCATCGCGGGCCGGCCCGTCTTCACGCACCCCAGCGAGGCCGGCGGGTTCCGACTCCGCTACGGTCGCGCGCGAAATCACGGGTTCGCGACCGGCGGCGTCCACCCCGCGACGATGCACATCGTCGACGACTTCCTCGCGGCCGGGACGCAGATCAAGACGGAGCGGCCGGGGAAGGCGCACGGCGTCGTCCCCGTCGACTCCATCGAGGGGCCGACGGTCCGGCTGGCGAACGGCGAGGTCCGGCGTATCGACGACCCCGAGGAGGCCAAGGAGGTCCGCAACGGGATCGAGAAGGTGCTCGACCTGGGCGAGTACCTCGTCAACTACGGGGAGTTCGTCGAGAACAACCACCCGCTCGCGCCCGCGTCGTACGCCCCCGAGTGGTGGGTCCAGGAGTTCGAGGCGGCCGGCGCCGACGTCCAGGCCATGGGCGACGACCCGCACGTCGACCTCGAACACCCCGACGTCGACGAGGCGCTCGCGTGGGCGCGCGAGTACGACTGCCCGCTCCACCCGGAGTACACCTACCTCTGGCACGACGTGTCGGTCGACGCGTTCGAGGCGCTGGCCGACGCGGTCGCCGCAGGCGAGGTCGTCGAGGGCGTCCTCGCGATCGAGCGCACCGAGCCGGTCCGGGACGCGCTGGAGTCGCTGCTGGTCGAACACGCGGCGACCCCGGACGCGCTCCGGATCCCGACGTGGCGCCCGCTCGCGCGGTCGCTCGGGATAGACGACGGGCTCCGGAAGGAGTGGGACGCGGACGACCTCTCGGCCGCCGCCCGCGAGTACGCCGACGGCGAGAACGCGATCCGCGCGGTCAACGAGGTCGCGCCGTTCGAGGTACGCGAACGCGCGCCGACCCGGATCGGCAACCGGATGGGGCGGCCGGAGAAGTCGGAGAGCCGCGACCTCTCGCCTGCGGTCCACACCCTCTTCCCGATCAACGAGGCCGGCGGCCCGCAGCGCGACGTGGCCGAGGCCGCGAACGTCATGGACGACACCGGTCACCGGGGACGGCACGAACTCCAGGTCTCCGACCGAGTCTGTCCGGAGTGCGGCGAACACACCTACGCCGCGCTCTGTCCCGACTGCGAGACGCACACGGAGCCGCACTACGAGTGTAACGACTGCGGAACCGTCTGCGAGCCCGACGAGGCCGGCCGCGTCGAGTGCCCGAACTGCGAGTGGGAGGTGACGGCCGCGACGTACCAGGAGGTCGACGTCAACGACGCGTACCGTTCGGCGCTGGAGAACGTCGGCGAACGGGAGTCCGCCTTCGAGATCCTCAAGGGGGTCCAGGGGCTCACCTCGCGGAACAAGACGCCCGAACCGATCGAGAAGGGCGTCCTCCGCGCGAAGAACGGCGTCACCTCGTTCAAGGACGGCACAGTCCGGTACGACATGACCGACCTCCCGGTCACCGCGGTCAAGCCCGCGGAGCTCGACGTCACCGCCGATCACTTCCGCGAGTTGGGCTACGAGACGGACGTCGACGGCGAGCCGCTCCGTCACGACGACCAGGTGGTCGAGCTCCGCGTCCAGGACATCGTCCTCTCGGACGGCGCGGCCGAGCACATGCTCAAGACCGCCGACTTCGTCGACGACCTGCTCGAACAGTTCTACGGGCTCGACCGCTTCTACGAGGTGAACGAGCGCGACGACCTCGTCGGCGAGCTCGTCTTCGGGATGGCGCCCCACACGAGCGCCGCGACTGTCGGGAGAGTGGTCGGATTCACGTCGGCCGCCGTGGGATACGCTCATCCGTACTTTCACGCCGCGAAACGACGGAATTGCTTCCACCCGGAGACGGAGATCGAGTATCGAGACAACGCGGGTCGACACCGCGAAACAATCGAGACGTTCGTCGAGGATCGGCTGGACGATCCGCGGACCGACGACTTCGGAACGCTCGTTGAGGAACTCGACGGTGCGATCGAGGTGCCTTCGATCGACGAACGCGGAAACGAGGTGACACAGTCGGTAACTGCCGTCTCAAAACATCCGAGTCAGGATCACCTCGTCCGGATCGAAACGCGTCGCGGGCGCTCGATTCGCGTGACGCCCGACCACACGATGCTGCGAGTCGTGGATGCGGAAGTCCAAAAAGTGGCCGCGAACGAACTGGAGGTTGGTGATTCCGTTCCGTCGAGTCCTTCACAGCAGAACGTATCGATGAACGCCGCCACCGGCACGGCGACGGACGGCGGAATCGAGACTGACGAGGTTACGTCGATCTCGTTCCTCGAAAGCGATGTCGAATACACGTACAATCTCACCGTCGCCGAGACGCACACGCTCGCGGCGAATGACTTGTCAGTTGCTCAATGTGACGGTGACGAGGATTGCGTGATGCTTCTCATGGACGGACTTCTCAACTTCTCGAAAGAATTTCTGCCCGACCAGCGCGGCGGGCGGATGGACGCGCCGCTGGTAATGTCCTCCCGGATCGACCCCTCGGAGATCGACGACGAGGCGCACAACGTCGACATCGTGCGGGAGTACCCGCTGGAGCTGTACGAGGCCTCGCGGGAGCTGGCCGACCCGGAGGAAGTCGAGGAGCTGATCCAGATCGGCGAGGACACGCTCGGGACCGACGACGAGTACCACGGGTTCGACCACACTCACGACACGACGGACATCGCGATGGGGCCGGACCTGTCGGCGTACAAGACGCTCGGCGACATGATGGAGAAGATGGACGCGCAGTTAGAGCTGGCCCGGAAGCTGCGCGCGGTCGACGAGACCGACGTGGCCGAGCGGGTGATCGAGTACCACTTCCTCCCGGACATCATCGGGAACCTCCGAGCGTTCTCGCGGCAGGAGACGCGCTGTCTCGACTGCGGCGAGAAGTACCGCCGGATGCCGCTGACGGGGGAGTGCCGCGAGTGCGGCGGCCGCGTGAACCTCACGGTCCACGAGGGGTCGGTGAGCAAGTACGTCGACACCGCCATCGAGGTCGCGGAGCGGTTCGGCTGCCGGCCCTACACCAAACAGCGGCTGAAGGTGTTAGACCAGTCGCTGGAGTCGATCTTCGAGGACGACACGAACAAGCAGTCGGGCATCGCGGACTTTATGTAG
- a CDS encoding PPC domain-containing DNA-binding protein, which translates to MYHREVEPTAEYVARFETGADWREEIESLAREEDVEAGWFTALGAVQDADVWFYDQEETEYRSVTFDEPLEVAACVGNVSLLEGDVFAHTHVVLSRPSGQALAGHLDSATVWAGECHLRAFAEPLERSHDEATDLDLWL; encoded by the coding sequence ATGTACCATCGCGAGGTCGAACCCACGGCGGAGTACGTCGCGCGGTTCGAGACGGGCGCCGACTGGCGCGAGGAGATCGAGAGCCTCGCCCGCGAGGAGGACGTCGAGGCCGGCTGGTTCACGGCGCTCGGCGCGGTCCAGGACGCGGATGTCTGGTTCTACGACCAGGAGGAGACCGAGTACCGCTCGGTGACGTTCGACGAGCCGCTGGAGGTGGCCGCCTGCGTGGGCAACGTCTCGCTGTTGGAGGGGGACGTGTTCGCGCACACCCACGTCGTGCTCTCGCGGCCGAGCGGGCAGGCCCTCGCGGGCCACCTCGACTCGGCGACCGTCTGGGCCGGCGAGTGCCACCTGCGCGCGTTCGCCGAGCCGCTGGAGCGCTCGCACGACGAGGCCACCGACCTCGACCTGTGGCTGTGA
- a CDS encoding NifU family protein, producing MSTDTDAADAENELRERITNFLRRNFPQIQMHGGSAAIAHLDREKGEVTVQLGGACSGCGISPMTIQAIKSRMVKEIPEIETVHADTGASAGADGDLGGTSSGGGMSPSFPGETTDDDGGDDEGPQAPF from the coding sequence ATGAGCACGGACACCGACGCGGCTGACGCGGAAAACGAACTCCGCGAGCGGATCACGAACTTCCTGCGGCGCAACTTCCCGCAGATCCAGATGCACGGCGGGAGCGCCGCCATCGCCCACCTCGACCGCGAGAAGGGCGAGGTGACGGTCCAGCTCGGCGGCGCCTGCTCCGGCTGCGGCATCTCCCCGATGACGATCCAGGCGATCAAGTCCCGGATGGTCAAGGAGATCCCCGAGATCGAGACGGTCCACGCGGACACCGGCGCGTCCGCCGGCGCGGACGGCGACCTCGGCGGCACCAGCAGCGGCGGCGGCATGTCCCCCTCCTTCCCCGGCGAGACGACCGACGACGACGGCGGCGACGACGAAGGCCCCCAGGCCCCGTTCTGA
- a CDS encoding DUF5783 family protein, giving the protein MADEFDPEKFEDKYAHYFNELQRAYKNAFEQMNDRYDSELIHGIDQTVLNESEPFYEDGEFRVELPENPRERIRGAVAVDDETFEETLDEYVERIESELYRTLGVDRSE; this is encoded by the coding sequence ATGGCCGACGAGTTCGACCCGGAGAAGTTCGAGGACAAGTACGCCCACTACTTCAACGAGCTCCAGCGGGCGTACAAGAACGCGTTCGAGCAGATGAACGACCGGTACGACTCGGAGCTGATCCACGGGATCGACCAGACCGTGCTCAACGAGTCGGAGCCCTTCTACGAGGACGGCGAGTTCCGCGTCGAGCTGCCGGAGAACCCGCGCGAGCGCATCCGCGGCGCCGTCGCGGTCGACGACGAGACGTTCGAGGAGACGCTCGACGAGTACGTCGAGCGGATCGAGTCCGAGCTGTACCGGACCCTCGGCGTCGATCGCTCGGAGTAA
- the katG gene encoding catalase/peroxidase HPI yields MASNTQEWWPDQLDLELLDQNSANIGPYDERFDYAEAFEELDLEAVKSDLEDVMTDSKEWWPADYGHYGPLFIRMAWHSAGTYRSLDGRGGAAGGHQRLPPISSWPDNVNLDKARRLLEPVKTKYGEKLSWADLIVLAGNVALESMGFETFGFAGGREDDFRGDDAVDWGPESEWEMTSEERFDEEGDLKAPLGNTVMGLIYVNPEGPNGEPDLEGSAKNIRQSFSRMAMNDKETVALIAGGHTFGKVHGADDGDNLGPEPEDAPIDLQGLGWDNEFGEGMGPDTITSGIEGPWNATPTVWDMSYVNNLLTYEWEPEKGPGGAWQWTTKNDELDDAAPGVADASDKEDVMMLTTDVALKHDDDFRAVLEEFRDDPDEFQETFAKAWYKLIHRDMGPPERFLGPEVPEETMIWQDPLPEVDYETIGDAEVAELKEALLDSGLSTGELVKTAWAAASTYRDSDKRGGANGARIRLEPQRSWEANEPERLADVLSTLEDVQAEFNESRSDDVRVSLADLIVLGGTAAVEQAAADAGYDVEVPFAPGRVDAAADQTDVDSFEALKPEADGFRNHLGDADEDVEDLMVDKADLLNLTASEMTVLAGGLRALGATYADRTAFTDDPGTLTNDFFVNLLDMEYEWDEVTDAEDLYEVRDRDTGEVAWEATRADLIFGSNARLRTIADVYASDEEKFVEDFVATWSEVMKLDRFDLD; encoded by the coding sequence ATGGCTAGTAACACCCAAGAGTGGTGGCCGGATCAGTTGGATCTGGAGCTGCTCGATCAGAACTCCGCGAACATCGGTCCCTACGACGAGAGGTTCGATTACGCTGAGGCGTTCGAGGAGCTCGACCTCGAAGCGGTCAAATCCGACCTCGAAGACGTGATGACCGACTCGAAGGAGTGGTGGCCCGCCGACTACGGACACTACGGCCCGCTGTTCATCCGGATGGCGTGGCACAGCGCCGGCACGTACCGCTCGCTCGACGGGCGCGGCGGCGCCGCCGGCGGACACCAGCGCCTCCCGCCGATCAGCAGCTGGCCGGACAACGTGAACCTCGACAAGGCCCGGCGGCTGCTGGAGCCGGTCAAGACGAAGTACGGCGAGAAGCTCTCGTGGGCGGACCTCATCGTGCTCGCCGGCAACGTCGCGCTGGAGTCGATGGGCTTCGAGACGTTCGGCTTCGCGGGCGGCCGCGAGGACGACTTCCGGGGCGACGACGCCGTCGACTGGGGCCCCGAAAGCGAGTGGGAGATGACCTCCGAGGAGCGCTTCGACGAGGAGGGCGACCTGAAGGCGCCGCTCGGCAACACCGTGATGGGCCTCATCTACGTCAACCCCGAGGGCCCGAACGGCGAGCCCGACTTGGAGGGCTCGGCGAAGAACATCCGGCAGTCGTTCAGCCGGATGGCGATGAACGACAAGGAGACCGTCGCGCTCATCGCCGGGGGCCACACCTTCGGCAAGGTCCACGGCGCCGACGACGGCGACAACCTCGGCCCCGAGCCCGAGGACGCCCCCATCGACCTCCAGGGTCTCGGCTGGGACAACGAGTTCGGCGAGGGGATGGGTCCCGACACCATCACCAGCGGCATCGAGGGGCCGTGGAACGCCACCCCGACCGTCTGGGACATGAGCTACGTCAACAACCTGCTCACCTACGAGTGGGAGCCGGAGAAAGGCCCCGGCGGCGCGTGGCAGTGGACCACGAAGAACGACGAGCTCGACGACGCCGCGCCCGGCGTCGCGGACGCCTCCGACAAGGAGGACGTGATGATGCTCACGACGGACGTGGCCCTGAAACACGACGACGACTTCCGGGCCGTCTTAGAGGAGTTCCGCGACGACCCCGACGAGTTCCAGGAGACGTTTGCGAAGGCGTGGTACAAGCTCATCCACCGCGACATGGGTCCGCCGGAGCGCTTCCTCGGCCCCGAGGTCCCGGAAGAGACGATGATCTGGCAGGATCCGCTGCCGGAGGTCGACTACGAGACGATCGGCGACGCTGAGGTCGCCGAGCTCAAGGAGGCGCTCCTCGACTCCGGCCTCTCGACCGGTGAGCTCGTCAAGACCGCGTGGGCTGCGGCGTCCACCTACCGCGACAGCGACAAGCGCGGCGGCGCCAACGGCGCCCGGATCCGCCTCGAACCCCAGCGCAGCTGGGAGGCCAACGAGCCCGAGCGGCTGGCCGACGTCCTCTCGACGCTCGAAGACGTTCAAGCCGAGTTCAACGAGTCGCGGTCCGACGACGTCCGCGTCTCGCTCGCCGACCTCATCGTGCTGGGCGGGACCGCGGCCGTCGAACAGGCCGCGGCCGACGCCGGGTACGACGTCGAGGTGCCGTTCGCGCCCGGCCGCGTCGACGCCGCCGCGGACCAGACCGACGTCGACTCCTTCGAGGCGCTCAAGCCCGAGGCGGACGGCTTCCGTAACCACCTCGGCGACGCCGACGAGGACGTCGAGGACCTGATGGTCGACAAGGCCGACCTGCTGAACTTAACCGCCAGCGAGATGACCGTGCTGGCTGGCGGGCTTCGCGCGCTGGGCGCGACCTACGCCGACCGCACGGCGTTCACCGACGATCCCGGGACGCTCACCAACGACTTCTTCGTCAACCTGCTCGACATGGAGTACGAGTGGGATGAGGTCACCGACGCCGAGGACCTCTACGAGGTCCGCGACCGCGACACCGGCGAGGTCGCGTGGGAGGCGACGCGTGCCGACCTCATCTTCGGGTCGAACGCGCGGCTCCGCACCATCGCCGACGTGTACGCCAGCGACGAGGAGAAGTTCGTCGAGGACTTCGTCGCGACGTGGAGCGAGGTCATGAAGCTCGACCGCTTCGATCTCGACTGA